From a single Nymphaea colorata isolate Beijing-Zhang1983 chromosome 4, ASM883128v2, whole genome shotgun sequence genomic region:
- the LOC116252543 gene encoding pentatricopeptide repeat-containing protein At2g27800, mitochondrial: protein MDALADQVLANSCFHSEPVFTTIIYFYCEGRKLSKAVRVFKHMKNSKRLGCRPSLRTYNLLFNAMLSKGSNSYISHMYMQTMRCLFRQMVDDGVRPDIFTLNFMVRGYVSSMHLNDALRIFHQMEVVYSCQPNAYTYDHLIHGLCAQGRSINAKSLYREMVSRGHTPSAKAYSSLVNCLAISGEVDDAVRFMKEMIEKGKLPDLVTCRTILDEVCRLGEVEKAKKMLWELKEKGVLDGLTFKNLLYHLEDDRGLIS, encoded by the coding sequence ATGGATGCCCTTGCTGATCAAGTGCTGGCTAATTCATGCTTCCATAGCGAGCCGGTGTTTACCACCATCATTTACTTCTACTGTGAAGGAAGGAAACTAAGCAAAGCTGTTCGTGTCTTCAAGCATATGAAAAACTCTAAGCGCTTGGGCTGTAGGCCTTCTTTGAGGACGTACAACCTCTTGTTCAATGCTATGCTAAGTAAGGGGAGCAACTCCTACATTAGCCATATGTATATGCAGACGATGAGGTGCCTATTCAGGCAAATGGTTGATGATGGTGTTAGGCCTGATATCTTCACGTTGAATTTTATGGTCAGAGGTTATGTTTCCTCGATGCATTTGAATGATGCATTGAGAATCTTCCACCAGATGGAGGTCGTTTATAGTTGCCAGCCAAATGCATATACTTATGACCATCTCATTCATGGTCTATGTGCGCAAGGTCGATCAATCAACGCAAAGTCATTATACAGGGAGATGGTATCTAGAGGCCATACTCCTAGTGCTAAGGCTTATAGTTCACTGGTTAATTGCCTGGCAATTTCTGGCGAGGTTGATGATGCTGTGAGATTTATGAAGGAGATGATTGAGAAGGGTAAATTACCAGACTTAGTGACATGCcggactatcttggatgaggtTTGCCGACTAGGGGAGGTTGAAAAAGCTAAGAAGATGTTATGGGAGTTAAAAGAGAAAGGCGTTTTGGATGGTCTTACATTTAAGAATCTATTGTACCATTTAGAAGATGATCGTGGTCTAATTAGTTAA